Proteins encoded in a region of the Zea mays cultivar B73 chromosome 4, Zm-B73-REFERENCE-NAM-5.0, whole genome shotgun sequence genome:
- the LOC103653182 gene encoding cyclin-dependent protein kinase inhibitor SMR1 has protein sequence MSSTAIDVLSALPPIRTAAPEPGAEKKQQEEDGSEAQEPEPTTPTSEASRLRPPSECPPAPRKPARPPSTPAKRRFPAPRRAFFPVPRDLNAVFRALPPKKRIRAG, from the coding sequence ATGAGCTCCACGGCCATCGACGTCCTCTCGGCGCTGCCGCCGATCAGGACCGCGGCGCCGGAGCCGGGTGCGGAGAAGAAGCAGCAGGAGGAGGACGGCTCGGAGGCCCAGGAGCCGGAGCCCACGACGCCGACGTCGGAGGCGAGCAGGCTGCGGCCTCCGTCCGAGTGCCCGCCGGCGCCGAGGAAGCCTGCGCGGCCGCCGTCGACGCCCGCCAAGCGCAGGTTCCCGGCGCCGCGCCGCGCCTTCTTCCCCGTGCCGCGCGACCTCAACGCCGTGTTCCGCGCCCTGCCGCCCAAGAAGCGGatccgggcgggctga